The following are from one region of the Pseudodesulfovibrio piezophilus C1TLV30 genome:
- a CDS encoding RNA polymerase sigma factor, producing the protein MPGKPDDMALITEIISGDTNAFKFLLERYEIRVARIVAAHVPPEHVAEVSHETFIRAFKSLHGYSPVKPFLNWLTTIATRSCHDFWRDHYRRKESLTCDLSLDGQRFMETALAEESKDKFDSLVRQREAQELLALLLDQLAPMDRMVLTLTYLEERSTKETAAMLDISVPNVKVRSFRAKRKLKSFLKRNGIQGGAHDS; encoded by the coding sequence ATGCCCGGAAAACCGGACGACATGGCTCTCATTACTGAGATAATCAGTGGTGATACGAATGCCTTCAAGTTTCTGCTTGAAAGGTATGAAATACGTGTCGCCCGAATTGTAGCCGCCCATGTTCCACCGGAGCACGTAGCAGAAGTTTCACACGAGACGTTCATCAGAGCGTTCAAATCACTGCACGGCTACAGTCCGGTCAAACCGTTTCTCAACTGGTTGACAACTATTGCGACACGGAGTTGCCATGATTTTTGGCGGGATCATTACCGCAGAAAGGAATCATTGACGTGCGATCTGAGTCTTGACGGTCAGCGTTTCATGGAAACTGCTCTGGCAGAAGAATCGAAAGACAAATTCGACTCTCTCGTCAGGCAACGAGAAGCGCAAGAACTCCTTGCTCTGCTCCTCGATCAACTGGCACCCATGGACAGAATGGTGCTCACCCTGACCTATCTGGAAGAAAGGTCAACAAAGGAAACGGCTGCAATGCTTGATATCAGTGTACCTAATGTTAAGGTACGCTCATTTCGGGCCAAACGAAAACTCAAGAGCTTCTTGAAACGGAACGGCATCCAAGGAGGGGCGCATGACTCGTAA
- a CDS encoding putative quinol monooxygenase, with product MGLIFVSATVVAKDGMEQELEKALKAVIPAVREEEGCLRYDLHRSEYGSVFLFYEIWESPTHLAAHGGTPHMQAMRDATADLVVGVADVNTWEEVDVVK from the coding sequence ATGGGATTGATATTCGTGAGTGCAACGGTCGTTGCCAAGGATGGTATGGAACAGGAATTGGAGAAGGCTCTCAAAGCAGTCATTCCGGCGGTTCGCGAAGAAGAAGGCTGTCTGCGGTACGATTTGCATAGGTCAGAATACGGCAGTGTTTTTCTGTTCTATGAAATATGGGAAAGCCCTACCCATCTGGCGGCACATGGGGGAACTCCACATATGCAAGCCATGCGTGACGCCACGGCGGATCTGGTCGTCGGTGTCGCCGACGTGAATACATGGGAAGAAGTCGATGTTGTGAAATAG
- a CDS encoding NAD-dependent succinate-semialdehyde dehydrogenase: MTIRSLNPATEEVLETYDAYSLEQTNAILDDVATAWESWRTTSFSYRAACLKRAAQKLRSQASELAVIMAREMGKPIRQGEGEVGKCAAVLDFYAEEAEGMLAPERVEGVGRKACVTFEPMGTVLTVMPWNFPLWQVFRIAAPSLMAGNTMVLKHASNVPQCALAIERIFKEAELPENIFRTLLIGARQVESVLDHPSVFAVSLTGSEPAGRKVASAAGARLKKSVMELGGSDPFILLPDADMDEAVRVATLSRCGNTGQTCIAAKRFIVFEEVYETFVSRLSESMSKLVIGDPLESATDMGPMSSGTLREELQEQVDRCVESGGVLRLGGALPKGPGFYYPPTIITDLPPDASVAREELFGPVALVFKVSSVDEALALANDTPFGLGGSVWTGDEEKGVEIAGRIRTGCVFVNGLVRSDVHLPFGGTGSSGYGRELGVWGIREFVNIKPVCIG; this comes from the coding sequence ATGACCATTCGAAGTCTGAATCCAGCCACTGAAGAAGTGCTTGAAACATATGATGCCTATTCTCTTGAACAGACCAATGCCATTTTGGATGATGTGGCAACAGCTTGGGAGAGTTGGAGAACAACCAGTTTTTCCTACCGGGCAGCGTGCTTGAAGCGTGCTGCGCAAAAACTTCGGAGCCAGGCTTCGGAATTGGCTGTAATAATGGCGCGTGAAATGGGGAAACCCATTCGGCAGGGGGAAGGAGAGGTCGGGAAGTGCGCTGCTGTCCTTGATTTCTACGCTGAGGAAGCTGAGGGTATGCTCGCTCCGGAAAGAGTGGAAGGGGTAGGGCGCAAGGCCTGTGTCACTTTTGAGCCGATGGGCACGGTCCTGACGGTCATGCCATGGAATTTCCCGCTTTGGCAGGTCTTTCGCATCGCTGCTCCCTCCTTGATGGCTGGGAATACAATGGTTTTGAAGCATGCTTCCAATGTGCCCCAGTGCGCACTTGCCATTGAAAGGATATTCAAGGAAGCGGAATTGCCTGAGAATATCTTCCGTACATTACTTATCGGAGCACGTCAGGTCGAATCTGTTCTTGATCACCCTTCAGTCTTTGCCGTGAGCCTCACCGGGAGTGAACCTGCCGGACGCAAAGTCGCTTCTGCGGCAGGAGCGCGTCTGAAGAAGTCAGTGATGGAATTGGGGGGGAGTGATCCATTCATCCTCTTGCCTGATGCGGATATGGACGAAGCGGTTCGCGTGGCAACGCTTTCCCGTTGTGGGAATACCGGGCAAACCTGTATTGCAGCCAAACGTTTCATTGTTTTCGAGGAAGTGTACGAGACATTTGTTTCCCGGTTGTCTGAAAGTATGTCCAAACTGGTGATAGGCGATCCTCTCGAAAGCGCGACGGATATGGGACCGATGTCCTCAGGGACACTGCGTGAGGAATTGCAGGAGCAGGTTGACCGTTGTGTCGAGTCAGGAGGAGTTCTTCGTCTCGGGGGCGCGCTGCCAAAAGGGCCGGGGTTTTATTATCCGCCGACCATCATCACGGACCTTCCTCCAGATGCCTCGGTCGCACGGGAAGAGTTGTTCGGGCCGGTTGCTCTGGTTTTCAAGGTTTCGTCTGTTGATGAGGCTCTTGCGCTTGCAAATGATACTCCCTTCGGTCTTGGTGGGTCTGTTTGGACCGGAGATGAAGAGAAGGGTGTGGAAATAGCTGGTCGGATCAGGACAGGGTGTGTGTTTGTCAATGGTCTGGTCAGAAGTGATGTGCATCTGCCTTTCGGTGGGACCGGGTCTTCGGGGTACGGTCGAGAGCTTGGTGTCTGGGGAATTCGCGAGTTCGTCAACATCAAGCCTGTCTGCATCGGCTGA
- a CDS encoding ATP-binding protein, translating into MSEEVKEISFDELGLTKTLEKMTAKELRTLCVKKLPMITGASGKDKDQLVQEIKAIFGIVEEEQVSPYKKQIAEIKQQIRTMRTEKLAMEDNAKRDRIRRQINKLKKRTRQLAKAV; encoded by the coding sequence ATGAGTGAAGAAGTAAAAGAAATTTCGTTTGACGAGCTTGGCCTGACCAAAACGCTTGAGAAAATGACAGCGAAAGAGCTGCGCACCCTGTGCGTGAAAAAGCTCCCCATGATCACCGGAGCATCCGGTAAGGACAAGGACCAACTGGTTCAGGAAATCAAGGCCATCTTCGGTATTGTCGAAGAGGAGCAGGTCTCCCCTTACAAGAAGCAGATTGCCGAGATCAAACAGCAGATTCGCACCATGCGTACCGAGAAATTGGCCATGGAAGACAACGCCAAACGCGACCGTATCCGCCGTCAGATCAACAAGCTGAAGAAGCGTACTCGTCAGCTCGCCAAAGCAGTGTAA
- a CDS encoding DUF721 domain-containing protein → MARYFRHYSKKGRSNRMVSLTNALPRFLGKLDTTGSLDLIHLWRSWDDLMGEMASVARPLGHRKKKLILAAEDPMVMQEAQFLAPMILEIVNGFLGQEVFDKVVFELLNGRVPLDGEFSVEAPPLPKEPTKPKKLGGLNKDLDPESPLGRCYRAYQRMFEEI, encoded by the coding sequence ATGGCACGATATTTCAGACATTATAGCAAGAAAGGGCGCTCCAACCGCATGGTCAGCCTGACCAATGCTCTGCCCCGATTCCTTGGCAAGCTGGACACAACCGGCAGCTTGGACCTGATCCACCTCTGGCGCTCGTGGGATGATCTTATGGGAGAGATGGCTTCGGTCGCACGTCCATTGGGACACAGGAAAAAAAAGCTGATCCTCGCAGCAGAAGACCCCATGGTCATGCAGGAGGCCCAATTTCTCGCTCCCATGATTCTTGAAATCGTGAATGGCTTTTTAGGTCAAGAAGTCTTTGACAAAGTGGTATTCGAACTGCTAAACGGCAGAGTTCCTTTGGACGGGGAGTTTTCCGTGGAAGCACCACCTCTGCCCAAGGAACCAACAAAGCCTAAGAAATTAGGCGGTTTGAATAAAGATCTGGACCCTGAATCTCCTCTGGGACGATGCTATAGGGCATACCAGCGAATGTTCGAAGAGATTTGA